A genomic stretch from Lathyrus oleraceus cultivar Zhongwan6 chromosome 2, CAAS_Psat_ZW6_1.0, whole genome shotgun sequence includes:
- the LOC127122627 gene encoding uncharacterized protein LOC127122627: MIGFIKKYIVYRFGIPETITIDKGSVFMGQKMQEFAAETLFKLVTSTHYYAQANGQVEAANKVIIGLIKKIVAKKRKNWHKTLDRILWACRTSPKEETKSTPFRLTFGHDAVLPTNICLQSVRLKRKNEILSKQYWRLMFDGIIDLDEERLTAVDMLIRQKAHVAKT; the protein is encoded by the coding sequence ATGATCGGATTCATTAAAAAATACATCGTGTATAGGTTTGGAATTCCTGAAACCATTACTATAGATAAAGGTTCAGTTTTTATGGGTCAAAAGATGCAAGAATTTGCTGCTGAAACATTATTCAAGTTGGTTACTTCCACACATTACTACGCTCAAGCAAATGGCCAAGTCGAGGCAGCCAACAAAGTGATAATTggtttaataaaaaaaattgttgcCAAGAAACGTAAGAATTGGCATAAAACATTAGACCGAATTTTATGGGCTTGTCGAACATCCCCAAAGGAGGAAACTAAGTCAACGCCTTTTCGTTTGACATTTGGGCATGATGCTGTGTTGCCAACAAATATTTGTTTACAATCAGTTAGGTTGAAACGAAAAAACGAAATTCTGTCAAAACAATATTGGAGACTGATGTTCGACGGAATAAttgatttagacgaagaaaggttgACTGCAGTAGACATGTTGATACGACAAAAAGCACATGTGGCCAAAACGTAA